Within Suricata suricatta isolate VVHF042 chromosome 12, meerkat_22Aug2017_6uvM2_HiC, whole genome shotgun sequence, the genomic segment CAGGTTTGAAGCTTGATTCTCGTAAACCCGAGCGAACGCTGGAGAAAGAAACGCCGCCCCTAGAACTCTTCCTGGGGCCTGCGATGTGGAAGGGAGCAGCGTCCGGGCGGCGGATTCCTGGCATCTTGGCTCGTGAATCATGGCTCTCACGTGGGCTTCACGGAACCATCTCTAATTTGAGAGCAGAGCAGCAAAAGGGCTGCAAATTAACCTGTTTTTGTCCTTTCCCCTTCACTCTGAGCTCCATTGGCCTGAAAGTGGGGTGCCACCGAGGGTAAGGCTCTGGATATCTAGGGAGGTTCACTTTACACTGATTACAGTAAGAACCTGCCTGAGATATTTGGGGGGTCAATGGGGGAGAGTTTGGGCGAAAAGCAGCTCAAAGAAAGGGCTCACTTTCATATTACGTTATTAATCAAAGGAAAGTGGAACTGCAGAGGACAAGAAAGAAATGCCAAAGACTTGTAGAGATGTGAAAATTTCTCATAAGACAGgattgcctggctggctcagcccatggagcattcgactcttgatccacccttgacctcagggttgtgagttcaagccccgggatgggtgtagagattacctaaagataacatcttttttaaaagtttctcatCAGACAAAGACAGGTGGCCATGCACAAAATATCTCAGAAAGACTATACTAGCAAGTGCTAACAGTGAGTGCCCCTGGCAAGACAGGGGGCTTGAGGCTGAAGCCTGGGTATACGAGGGAACCTGACTTTTCCTCGTGATGTACCTTTTGTACTGTGTGAGTTTtgctgaaaaattattttgtacagTCTTACGTGTCAGAAGACTTCATAGGAATGTGGGAGGTCCTCAATACACACATCAAACCATTGTGTTATTTCAGGAACTAGCATTTAcagagtgcctactgtgtgccaagggCCCTTTGGCAATGCCCGTTTTACAGTTCTTAGGAAATGGAAGCTCAGCTAGGAGGGAGCCAAGTGGGGACTCCTCCCAGGTCTGCTGGAAGCCAGAGCTCTGCTCCTCGGCAAGGACCACACAGCCTTCCTCCCTGGAGTGAGCAGTTGGAGGCACCAGATGCTCTGGCAGGATCCAGAGAGATGCCATCTGTGAGGGAAACCTATTCTTAGAGAGCAGACACAGTCGGCGGTGTAGCCGGCCAGGCCCCCACCGCAGTGGGGGGATGTTAGGCAGGCACACAGCCAAGGCTCTACCTTTAGCTGGGGGGAAGGCCAGGCTAAAAGCGGGGGGCACTCAGTTCTTAGGACCACGCTTCCTCCTACGTTGGGATGCTATATTAGAAAtaacagcaaacatttgttgagtgcttactTTATATTCGTCATACTGTTTAATCCTCCAGGCCTGTGAGGTGAGTGCAATCAGAATGcatactttacagatgaagaaacagaggtacAGAATGGTTAAGCCACTTGCCCAAAAACAGGGCTGAGCCCAGGCGCTCTTGCTCCAAAGTCCATGTCCCTAAGCACCATGTTATACGGACTCTCCACCTGCTGCACCAGAGGCCGATTTTAATTTGGGTAGGGGCAtgaggaaaggagacagggaagggggtGTTATCAAGCAAGTGAGCACTGTGGGCAGCCCAGTTCAGTCCCCTGGGGAACTCTGAGAGCCAGTGTGGAGCATGCGCCTCAGAGTTACCCCACCCAGTGATAATGGTGGCGGGGGGGAACCATTCATCAGTCATTGGTTGCGGGCTGCTCCTGGGATGTGGTAATCCTCCCGACCTGCTGTGGGGCAGCAGAGGCCAAGAGAGGGCACAGGGGTGGCAGCTGGAAAAGTTGGCCGGTGTGCGGTGAAGCGGTAAGCTGGAGGGGATATGGGTGGGACACCCCCAGCATCTACTTGCTGATGGCCAACGCCTTCCTCCCCATAACCTTGGGATCTCATTCAGCCTCCAGAGAGTGAATTCAGGGACCTTCCAGATCACTTTCTCCAAGCGTGTGTGTAGTACAACATCGTGGCTGAGAACACTGCTGTTGTCATCAGACACGATACCACCATGATTACCTAAcagctctgtgactcagtttcctcatttgtaacaaGAGATAATGGTTAGTGGCATGTCATTCCCTACTACCTCGGTACTCAAGGTATGGCTCAGACCAGCAGCACCACCAGCAGCACCTGTGACAAACGCAGGATGTCTGGCCCCGCCACAAACTCACTGAgtcagaatctacattttaataagatcatCAGTGCCTCGTGTGCACTTTCTACTAGtaattactaaaatataaaaagaggggcgcctgggtggctcacttggttaagtgtcctgcttcggctcaggtcatgatctcacagttcgtgggttcaagccccgcattgggctctgtgctgacagctcagagcctagagcctgtcttcagattctctacctccctctctctctgaccctcccctgatcacgctgtctctctctgtctctcaaaaatacataaaaaacattaaaaaaaaacataaaaagagactGAAATATTCCTACTAGGCCAAGGGTCTCAAATTAGTGGGCCATGGCCCAAATTTTCCTGGAGACCTGTTTGACTTATCCAGCACactggttttaaaaatgagactgGCACCAGAGTCTCCAGTTCACCATGTCCCCATCACTCCCTGGTGCACATTTTCATTCACGCCCCTCGCCAGGCCCCTGTGGGCACCTGAGTTTTGCAGCCCCGTATGGGACCGATCCTATAACTAGCTAACATTTGCATAGCATAGCTTAGGTTTCTAAATTTAACATAAGGCACTGAAAGAACAACCATGGTCTTTGAACTCAGACAgctctgagttcaaaccctgattTGGCTATCATACTAGCTGTATTACCTCGGGCAAGTTACTTCCCTCTTCTGAACCTgtgtccacatctgtaaaatgaggatcagAATACATACTTGCAAGGTCACTTGCaaataatattacaaataatatGTGCAAAGCACGGGGAGGAAGTAGGAGCTGGCTACCTGGAAGTAATTAGTAGTAGCAGCTGGGACATGAGTCCCATTTGTGCCCCAGATGTGTATTATGATTATCGTCATTTTACAGGAAACAcgctcagagaggttaggaacCCTCCCCAAGATTACACAGTGGTGGAgtggggactcaaacccacaacccctaGCTCTACATCGGCACTGTCCACTAGAACATTCTGCAAGGACAGAAGTGTTCCATATCTgtgtagccactagccacatgtggctactgagcacttgaaatacgACTGGTCCAAACCGAGACACGCTCCAAGCATACAACACATACCTGATTCTGATGACTTtgttacaagaaaaaaagaatgtaaaatagcttgttactttttatgttaattacatgttaaaacaataatattttagaaatactgggttaaaaatataattaagattaCTCTCACCtgcttctttctacttttttttaatgtggctactaagAAAGATTTCAATCACATTTATGGATCACATGTGCTTCTACTGGACAGTGGAATTCTAGAGCTTCTCCAATAGAACGCCTGAGCAAGGAATATAGTATTTTCTAAAAACGGACTCGCAGCCCACTGCCCACCAGCAAGGAGCACTCTGTTACTTAAGAAAGATTGAAGACCGTACGCACCATAAAGAGATTTTGGGGCCCTCCTCTGAGCTCCATGACCCCTGATGCCCAGAGGGGGTGTCTTTCCCCGGTCTCCCAGAAGTGAGCAGCATGAAAGGAATCATATCCGAGGCCCCACGGCCCGAATCTCCCCTTGCTCCACCATATGAGAGCACCTAATGGGACTTGGAAATCAGTGCTTTTGCTTTGGCAGATGGAACCCTGGGACAAAAAAAGCTGGAGTCTGAGAACCATGATCTTGAGAAGGATCCACTGGGAGGATTCACCGACGGAGCTGATCTTGGGTGTAGAAGCCCCCATAGGCACGTTGGGGGCACGTTACTTTGAGGGAAGGCTCTTGTTGTAGAGGAGGAAGTCTGAGATATCGTGCCACACGTCACTGTCCTGGTACAGGTAGGTCATGGAGGACTGCAGTGAGGGCTGCAGAGTGCACCGGTGGTACTCAAAGAGCCACAGCACCAGCCCCCACACTACTGCCGTGAACAGAGGGAATGGGTCCCACCTGGGCTCGGGAATGTAGCCCTTCTCCACGCCCAGGCGGCACAGGGCAAACAGGACTCGTGACAGCAGGTACATATTGATCTGTAGGAAGGGAATGACCGGATTACAGGAGGGTCCAGCCACTGGGAAccttctcctcccaccccaccccccaccatgcaCTGGGGCACCTACTGTGCACTGgatcagtatttttctttctttctttcttttttattttttttaaatttttttaatgtttttatttatttttgagagacagagagaggcagcatgagcaggggagggtcagaaagagaaggagtcacaggatccaaaggcaggctccaggcactgagctgtcagctcagagccccacgtggggctcgaacccacaaaccgtgagatcatgacctgagccgaagtcggatgctcaaccgactgagccacccaggcgccccattctttcttttttttttttttagtttctttatttaggggcacctgtgtggcttggtctgttgggcatctgactcttggttttggctcaggtcatgatctcacaggttcgtgggattgagccccatgccaggctctgaactgctagtgcagaacctgcttgggatcctctctctctctctctctctctctctctctatctctctatctctatctctctctctccccctctctgtctctccccagcttgtgcttatgttctctctctcaaaataaataaacattttacaaagtaaataaataaaaaatatagttttaaaattttagtaatctttacatccaacatggggctcaaactcatgacctcaaccaaGTTCAAGAGCTTCATGTTCTTCTGACTAAGCTAAGctatccaggagcccctggatcAGTGTGCTGATGTTCAAGATGATTTGAAATAGTATGTAGTAGGTATTTTAACACTGCTATTCATTTCTTTATCATTCtcatcaattaaaaattttagaaaatggggcacctgagtggctcagttggttgaatgtccgacttcggctcaggtcaccatcttgtggtccgtgagtttgagccccacatcgggctctgtgctgacagctcggagccttgagcctgcttcagattctgtctccttctctatctgcccctccccagctcgtaatctgtctttctctgtctctccctctctctcaaaaataaataaacatttaaaaaaattttagaaaatgaatacatcTACATGGTTCAAAACTAAACAGTAAATTGACACCAAAACATacaatccacacacacacacacacacacacacacacacacacacacacacaagcttgaGGAGTTGGATCTTATCAAAACTTAAAACTGACTGTGAAAGCCCACATGACGAGGTTGAAAAGAAAAGCTACcggtgggagaaaatattcacaagcaCATATCTGACCAACTGGTATCTGGAacgtatatatttttaaaaagtcttaaaactcaatggtaaagaaaagaaacaatccaattagaaaatgagcaaaagatatgaatagatgtTTCACTGAACTGGTTAttcagatggaaaataagcacatgtaaagatgttcaacatcattagtcattagggaaatgcaaattaaaaccacaatgagaagcCCTACACACCTACCAAAATGGCTAAAACGTGATCAACCAATgctggcatggatgtggagaaaatggatcaTTTGTATATTcctgatgggaatataaaatagtacagtCCTctagaaaatagtttggcagtttcttaaaaaattaaacatataggggcacctggatgtctcagttggttacgcaaccaacttttgattttggttcaggtcatgatcttaacagttcatgggttcgagccgtgacgtcagcatagagcctgcttaggattctccctctctctctgccctccgctgcttgtgtgtgtgcatgtgtgtcagcgctctcaaaaaaataaataaacttaaaaaaaaataaatatgcatgtacCATATGACCCAGCGATTGCAATCTTGGGCATTTATTCCAGAGTAATGAAAGCTTACGGTCACCCAAACACTTgtgcaagaatgttcatagcagctgtATTtccaaaagctggaaacaacccaaatgcccttcTCTGGGTGAATATTCAAACAAATGTGGTGCGTCCATACCTTGGAACGCCACTCAGCAGTgagaagaaatgaactattgatacacatACAACTTGCATGAATCTCCAGGGAATTATGTTGCGTGCAGAAAGCCAATCCTCAAAGGTTATATACAGTAATGACTCTACTATACAACacttttgaaatgataaaatttcagaaatggaggTCAGAGTTGTTGCCAGGGATCAGGGAAAAGGAAGGGTAAGGAGATGGTGTGACCAGGATTCCTAGCCCTTAGAAGTTTATAGACCAGTGccctttcttttcatctctttttaagtttattttatttattttgagagagattatgTACTCACACAAGCaggtgagaaacagagagagagagagagagagagagagagagagagaatcccaagaaggctccatgctgtcagtacagagacctacacagggctggatctcaggaaacctcagatcatgacctgcaccgaaatcaagagtcagacgcttaactgactgagccacccaggtgctgctttTCAGTTTATCTTCTAATTTTATTGTGACCATACCCCAAGCATCTAGAGGTATGTCAGGCACACAGGGGGTCCTTagcctgcattttttaaaatgtgaaaataaaacatgatttttataatttgaaagtaTTTGATACatttgagggaggcagagaggggctgcCAACTTTTCCTGTTGACTGAGAAGCACTTTGAAACAACAACTAGCATttcatttcacacacacatacacacggatTTTAACCAAGAAAAAGGACAAGTTACAGCATAACAGATCATTCGAGTATAATAACTTATGCTTTGTGAATATCTTACTCCAGagccatttaaaacaatttttgtttaatgtttatttttgagagagacagagacagtgtatgagtgggggagggggcagagagagagagagacacacacagaatctgaaagaggctcctggctctgagctgtcagcacagagcctgatgtggggctccaactcacaaaaggtgagatcatgacatgagccaaagtcggacggttgcctaaccaaccgagccacccaggcaccccgtagcctttttttttttataaagtaagctctacacccaatgtggggcttgaactcatgactcatgaccaagggtcacatgctctactgactgagccagccaggtgcccccagagtgcttttttttctcatttcactgcacagtgttttttttgttttgttttgtttttgtttttaaacctttgCTCCAGTGCTCACTTCAGGAGCATATGTACTAAAATTGAACAATACAGAGATTATCACggcccctgtgcaaggatgacacgcaaattcgtgaagcattccagattttttaaaaaagatctttgcTCCAGGAAACAGCATGCGCATTGATTTTTGGGAATGATGGAATTTCAGCAAGTCGCTtggtttacagatgagggaactgaggagAAATTgaccttcccaaggtcacacagggacTAGTGAATCACAGACCCTCAGACGTGGAAGGGAGTGAAGAGCTCATCTTTGACCTCTACCCCAAGTTCTATACCTGCACcatgtccctcccacccccacccctccacccctgacCCCTATCCTGGGGCAGGGTCTTTACCTGACTGTTGATGTTATTGTGTTCTCCAAACAGCAGCAAGCCCCCGATGAAGGCAGCCAAGAACGAGTGTGCCTGGTAGGTCTCACCCTGCACGCGGGCCTGCAGGGCGCAGAGCCCCTTGTAGGTGAACACAAAGCAGGCCAGGTTCCGGGAGTGGGTGTACGTGGCCTGCAGGATGGCCCGCAGCTTCTCCTGGAGGCTGCACAAACACAGGGAGCCCCCGTGAGCATAGGCCCCACCCTTCCAAGGGCATTCGCCCACTGGGCATGCAAACGTGAACCAGgagaggaccccccccccccccccgcccccactgctcTTTCAGCCCCAGGCCTCTAGCTTCCACGTCCTCGGGGCTGCTTCCCCACTGGATTCAGGCCTTGACTCCATGCCACTTCCTCAGACTGCCCTGCCTGATCACCCGACACGAAAGAATGCCCATCACACCCTGTCCTCTTTTTCTACTTCCCTTTTCCTGCACAGCTCTTACACCAGGTGACATTCATAtgcttgtttattatttcttcccactcccaccccagtgCAAGCTACTGAAGAGTAGTATCTACACCtacacagggcctggcacatagtaggtgctcaataagtggtTTTTTTGGAGTGAGCAGTGAAGACGTGAATGAAGGAGGTAGGGAGAGCCTACCATGTACTGGAGCTGGGGATATGATTCTGAGGAAGAATACCATATGCCTTCATAAGGTATATGAtctaaagggagaaagaaacataaataatcaCGAAGCAAGGGTCAAACTTCGACGTCGACCAGAGATGATCGTGGGATCTGAAGGATGATGTGTCAATGAGGCTGAGAGGGGAGAGGACTtgcatcccaggcagagggatcagcacatgcaaaggttcagaggagggatagagagtagggagtgaagggacagagagaaaccatCAGGGCCTGAGCAGACAATGTGGAGGGAAGTGATGTGGGGAGCAGTGGGGCCATGCCGTTTTGTCTTTATCCTGAGAAAAGTACACATTTAAGTAGGGAAAGGATTctatttatcctttaaaattaaGTCACTAGGGGCAGTGAGGAGAACACGAGGACAAGGGCAGAGTGTACTTTAGGGGGCAATTCAAGGATGGCGCAAC encodes:
- the PXMP4 gene encoding peroxisomal membrane protein 4, producing MAVPPQLRALLLAVNALLRKRRYHAALAMLKGFRNGAVYGAKIRAPHALVMTFLFRSGSLQEKLRAILQATYTHSRNLACFVFTYKGLCALQARVQGETYQAHSFLAAFIGGLLLFGEHNNINSQINMYLLSRVLFALCRLGVEKGYIPEPRWDPFPLFTAVVWGLVLWLFEYHRCTLQPSLQSSMTYLYQDSDVWHDISDFLLYNKSLPSK